From the Perca fluviatilis chromosome 11, GENO_Pfluv_1.0, whole genome shotgun sequence genome, the window GCTGGCAGCCCTTGGTTTTGGCCTTGAGAGAAAAAGACAGTGTAGACATTTGGTCATGGTAGGACAATCACTCACCGTAATAATTTAACATTGCTCCCGCCACTTAGGGTCGGATTTTAAAAAGACTCACCATGCTTGCGAGCGCGAGCAGCGTTGTCTGGACCTGCGTcatgttgccgttctcaaacagGTCGTTGGCCTCGAAGAGATCATGAGGCTTGAGGCCATACGCCGTGGTGGCTTTGATGAAGTTCGTCAGGTTCTCCAGCTAAGACCAAACCAATTTATACAGGATCAAAACGACAACGTGTGCACAATTTAGAGTGCCAGAGGTGTGATTAGTTTTTCTGTTCGCATATCATCTTAAATATCCTTTTTAAAACAAGGAGCAGTCCTTTGTCAGCCAGTGTCAAATAAGGGAGTGGATTTGTTTACGGTGACTGGCTGCAACTCGGTAAAAAGGAACCAGTTTGAGAAATGCCTCGAGGCAAAAGAAGCTGTCACTGCCTATCAACATGACCTAGCATGATTCAGTGTACGGACATCCTAACTGATAGGAAACACTCAAAGCACATTTTAATGTGAACtatgtataataaaaaaaaaaaacaacactgcaTGAAACATCATTGCTAATTAGTGTAGTCAACTTTTATTGACTAGGGCCAAAtcttaatgttattattttatagCTAAATCCCTTCTCTTTTTAGGGTGAGCTCTAATTCTGGCACGTTTTACTtgtatgtattattagtgtgtgttgtccctgacaaataaaccagaaataaatacatgtaaattaACTGGTGCTGCCAAAAGACACTAGTTTTGCACCCCTGAATTGGTTAAAAGCTTGTTTCATCAACTAACTCACCTGATGCCAGTTGAGCGCTGACTGGTTGACCTTTTTCACAGAGCCTGGGGCAAGTTTGTTGATAAGGCTGGGAGAGAAAAAGGAGGCAAATACTTTAAAGATTTCCCCGGCCACTGTACATCATAAAAACGGATGATCAAAGCCTTCATGGTGTAACAGACAAGATTTGATGTCCGCTTACTCGCACAGAATGACTCCGCTCTTCAGGCCTTTTTGGAAGTCGGGGCCGATAGAAGCGCCGGTGGTGTCTTCGATCCACACCCTCAGCTCCTCCTCTTTCTGGTTGTCGTACTTTAGTGCGATCTGGTTGGGCAGAGAAGTCAAAGGTCACATGTGTGTTCGGTTAGCAGCCACTaggtgattttatttatttatttttttaaacagtaaaGGCATTCATAGTTCATCACAGACTTCCTCTTTGTTACAaagagagacacgcacacacactttattatGACTATGTTATCATGTTTCAGGGTCACCCCTGATTTTTACTTTGCCTCAGTGTAGTATGCTACATCTACAGGGGGGttttgtccacacacacacacacactttagtaaACTGCTAAATTCTCCCCTGAAACACAGGAAGGCAGTGGCTGAAAGTGGAAATGGGGGGGTGGGTGTGTTAAGGGCCTTAACATGGCACAAAGATTGACGTTCTTGTAAGGCTGTCACATTGAGGTGTTACTTTGGTTTACAAGGTTTGGTTTTTGACTGATGACATAAGTGTGAGAAGCACGCCATGCTGGCTATGAGAGAGGCCATTCAGGAAGAGCACTATGACCACGTAAACAACAAGTCGTTTGTCGTTAAATTAGGGACTACTGAAAACCGGTATAGAGTTCTTCCCTTCTAGTCAAGGGTAAGGTGTTCGtgcaaatctctctctctctctctgagtttAACCTACCATTTACATAGTAGATGGCCGCACTTTGCTCACAGCTGGTTGTACGCTTAAGGAATGCCTGTCCTCTAATTACATTTCCTTCATTCAGTTATCcccatatttaaaaaagaatccaCAAAGAATCCTACAGATGTAATTTATAGAGACAAGCTGAGCGCAAAGGAATTTACCCCACAGTGGTTGGATGAAAGAGCTGGCTAAAGCAGAGAGGGAGCCCAACTGTGTGTTGATCCAATGAATGTAGACCACTGCTTATTGCAGCTGGTCAACTCTGAGTTCATGGTATTCTAGATATATAGGGGGGCGTGGAGGAGTGCAAATCCTTTAAATGCCTCACATTTCACAGAGGCTACGTCACCACTGGCAGGAAACATCACTCAAGTCAGCATCTCTTTACACCCCCAAGGACATCAGTGGTAACAGACAGAGGAAATCCATGGGTTTTCTTTATGTCCAGCCCATGTTGTTGTGTAGAGATTTGAGGAGGAGACTTGAGGCTTTCACTTCCATACAAGGGCACAGTCAAGGAATGCAGATACatagaattaaaaaaattaaaataaaaaattaaaatcagccaaaaaaaaaaaaaaggtgagttCAAGGGTATAGGTGTGTGCCGGAGAGCTGAGTGAGCAAAACCTTTGTCTATATGTAAGGTTATAGCTGCAACGCATACTATTTTCCCCCTGTTTTAGTAACAAAGGGTAAACCATGCAGGCAAGAAAATTAAGGccaagataaaaaataaatttaaaaaagccagTCACCTCGTGGTTCACCAGTAATAGTATTAGGAGGAGTGAATTACTACTTTTAATACTATTACGCGGTAACAACCCAATTGCAAGGAACGTCTCCACGGTCGCTCCGTTACAGCTCAGTGTGATACACACGGCCAGAAAAGTCCTCCCCGGCATCAGCTACGGTGTTCTAAGTGGATCCGGGTGTGCAGAGGTCTGCGTAGGCAGGTCCAAATAAACATAAGGTGCTTTCCTCATCAAGGCCGCACTCAACAAGTTGTACATATTACCACTAAGTGGGTCATTTTAGAGACTGTTTGGTTTATGTGACTTCAGTGTATACAAGGACTTACTCTGCAGAGTGAAAactaaaaaggaggaaaaaaatacaaataaacttcCTGGTCGGTCTTGATTTGAGCGAAGAAAAGTTCATGAGAAGCGGCACGACACCTTACCgcaaggggaggaggggggggggacgcTAGGAAATAATTCTTGCTGTTTAAAGCAAAGACACAGGGAATGGGGAATAATGAGGATGGATGACATCCAGTCCCGGGACTAATAGATGAATTACATTATCTGCTAATGCGGGTCACAACGCCGGAAGCTGCTCGGGGGGGGAATAGAACATGCTGGAAACGGGGATAACAGTTTTGCCACAACGACACTTCTTTGCCAGAGGGGACAACGCCCATATagtctgttgttgttttaactttGTCTCCTGCGTGGGGTATTCGGTTTTAAATTTGAGATGTAAAACTCAAAAAGATTAATACACACTTTGCAAAGTTCCCGCTCAACGAAAGTTTTGCGAACGTTCTAGATTCCGCTCATCCTTCAATATAAACACGTTTAAATCTCTCTTGGCACGCGTGTTTCCATCGACCTCTGAATAACGTTAACCTGACCCGAGCACGCATATCAAAATGGAGGCCAGGTGACTCCGATGCTCGCGGTCCGAGGAAAGCACAACGAGTGGATGATGGGAAGAAAAGTTTAAACGACAACTTTATATGATATGATAAAAACCTATTAACACCTACCTTGTTTTTGACTTCCGCTGATAATCCGTAGGAAGGACCCTTGGTAAAAGCCATTGTCAAAGAGTTGAGGTTTTTCTGTTtgggttaaaaaataaaaagacagctACTTGAGAATCAACCCTGATCTAGCTAAACAATCTTCGACTTTCTCTTCCAATGAAACCTCGGAGTGAACTAAATACTTCCTTTCTCTTTTACGGCCGCCAATTAGAGCGAGCCCACACTTTCTCCCAAAGAGCCTAGGATTCAAGAGTCAAGATAGTTCGCCGCCGATGTGTCACTGAACGGAGCAATACAAGGGCGCGAAAAACGTAGTGGAGACCGGACGTCTCTTTCCAGCAGAGAGGAATCAGGAGGAAATTATCAATGGTAGGCTATTGAATGGAACAAACTCTTAAAGAAACACCCCGGATTGAAATTACATCAGAAGTTAATTATTTGATGACATAGCGTACTATGGGAACATATTTTCAGTAGACTATTTAAAACACAATTTGTTTATATCAGACTATTTTTTGTCCAACAAAATAGAAACAAATAGAAAAAAGGCTTTAGTAGCCTAGGCTATTTCTCACCCTCATATTTTTAATCCTGGCAGGGTTGTTAGAGAAGGCTTTGAAACAGTAGTTAGACCTTTTATgttggaaaataaaatgcataggCTATGTGAATATgtctattattatttattttttttattagtttttttttaattaatttttaattaGGCTAAACAAGTGCAACACACACCAGCTGCATTATGGAAAGTTGTATCACTTGTTCCATGAATTTATGCCCGTAGCGCATAGAGTAATACCATATATTACAGGGTTTATAAGTCTacactcaaataaaaaaaaatacccatTCCTCCCCAGTATACGGTTTCAGAAATCACGGCGGTACGGCGACAGGACTTCTCTCGCTCCTTTGTATACTCTTTGGTTATACGCTTCGTTAATCGATAGACTCcacctttctcctcctcttctttagATCGCGATTGACATCAAAAACTCCTTATATGGAAGGAAACTTCCCAAATTCCTGAATGGTGGGAGTGATCCACCGGTCCCACCCTGCATACCGTAACCAGACTCGCAGCTATACCAAAACTGTCGCACTCTTTTGAGTCACTGtcgaaaagaagaaaaaaaaaaaaagttttgaggaACTAAACTAAGCACTATTGAGCTACTGAGGTGACGTAATGTCGGGGCTATGGGGTGTTAGATAACAGATGCAGCTTCCCTTCACACGCCAGAAACGGAAAAAATGTCTGATCTCAACAGATCACTTTTTATAGacaaaaaagtaacttagttgtTAAAATGTTGCAAGTTGCACCTCAGCCTGAATGCAATCAGACTTATTCAGACTACTATTCgaagtaggctacattacagtgtAACATTATGTATAACATCTGGAGAAAACATATGAATCCCATAATAAAGAAAGAGTTACACACCAACATATATATTTTCTAAAAGGAAGCCTACTGACTGTGACACACAGCCAGTTGTTTTCCCCAGACCAGACATAATCTAGTTATGGACAATAGGGCTATTTGGAAAGATAGAGCTATATTGACTATAATTGGCCAGTCGGAAAATGAAATTGGCCAAAAATTCTGCTAGTTACCTCAAAAACTGACATTTGTTTCAGCTAGTCTGGTTCCACGGTGCAGTTACTTTTCCATGTTGGACATGGAGTTGGATGTCATCAGGAGCAAAAGCATGTTTGAGTTTAAGGAGCTTCTGACGGAGAGGTTTCATACTGAAAATAAATCTAGATTAAAcactgagatatatatatatatatatatacacatacacacacacatatatatacatacatacatatacagtatctcacaaaagtgagtacacccctcacattttagtaaatatttcattatatcttttaatgggacaacactgaagaaattgcactttgctacaatgtaaagtattaagtgtacagcttgtagaACAGTGTaaattggcatggttttatttcagtttgcctaatagctggtttgatttgcattgagagatgatcttatggaaagtaccccatgccaatctgtaggttaggtgaagggtatgtgatgatgtgggggggctattttaattccaaaggccaagggaactttatcaggatgcatagtatcctggatccatgaaataactggcctgcctgcctctatgggaatttaacataggggtggactgacttttgttgccagcggtttagacattaatggctgtgtgtagagttattttgaggggacagcacatttacactgttctacaagctgtacacttaatactttacattgtagcaaagtgtcatttcttcagtgttgtcccattaaaagataaataatgaaatatttactaaaatgtgaggggtgtactcacttttgtgagatactgtatatacacacacctgtAACAGCCTGGAAATGCGAGATAGAAATTATCACTCCGACAATGATGCGTCACCctagtacacacacatagacatatatatacacacacacacatataatacatattGTACCAGCTGCAAAGTGCTGATCTAGAGAATGATCAAAAGCAGTTTTTTGTGTTCAATCTGCCAGCAGAAGTGTGCTGCATTTAactagagctgaaatgattaattgattgacagaaaatgtatcAACAATTATTTGGATAATCAATCTTTTCAGCCATTTTTTCCAAGCAAAGAAGTCACACATTTGCTGGTTCTAGCTTCTCAAACGTGAGCTTTTGGTGCTTTTCTTTATTGCGTGTGATAGTACATTTGGATTTTGTATTGTTGTTcggatgaagaagaaaaaaaagaagcaagaggacgttttatagacaaaacaatgAAATTGAGTTAGTGAGAAAATCATCAGCACATtaatacataacaaaaaaataagctCTAATAACCAATGAGATCATTTTGATTTCATGGAATCGCACATCTTCAGCGGTGACGTAGCGGCGCCTGTCCCAACAGATTCTGACGAGACGAGATAGGATGTCAAACCTGGGAAACTAACAGTGACGTAAGCCCAGGTGTCTCTCCTCGGTCTCTGGTCATAAACACAGCTGTATTTCTGAGGCTGCATGTGGCAGCTGATTACATCATACAGGTGTGCAGAGGACTGATTCAGAGTCTGAGAGAACACACCCAAGAGGGGCAGTTACTCATCCTGATATGTGTAATCAGATTACGTCAGCACAGAGTGACGTAGTTATGATTCATCTGAGTCTATCAAACAAGGGACCCATAAAAATCACTTTTGTACACACAAGGCTATTTCTTTACTGTTAGTGTTGTCAACTCCAGGCTTCCACTGACAGAGAACAAACTAAATCTTGaggattattttatttaaaataataaatgaaataggGGGACCATATATTCTTTGTTGGCCTTGATATCGACAAGTCTGACCAATTCATTCCCAGTGAACCGAAACCAATGAGCCCACACGAATGCAGACAAAAGAAGACAAATGGACAAGTGCACCCCCACATGGACGAACTGCGCGAGTAAAACAAACTTACAGCATAATGCAACTTCGACAGTGGAGCGCACAACAAAAAGGCACAAGTATACAGCACTCCTGACTGACCATTTAGTTTCCACAGGGCAAAATGTCCAAGGTCGATGAACACAATGGCACCGTAAAAGACCCACGAGTCAGTCGACGGAGCTGAAGATttagatcatttttatttttcaaacaatTGAGAGATGTTAAACACTGAACAAATAAAGAGCCCCCCCAGTCAGAACTCCAGAAAACAGATTCTTATCAACCAGTTGTAGCACTTTTCCTTTATTGCCAGCTGCGTTGTGCAGTTTCTCATTGTCTGCAGCTTCAGTCTCTCTAGATCAGTGTacaaaaagcaacagaaacgGTGCATATACCAGCGTCATATTGATCATGGGATTTGCAATTCTCGTACATACACCCAGCTCCACGGACaggcgtttttttttatttttttttttttaattctgaaGCAAATCCAGATTAACCATTTACCAAGGCACATTGGTAGGGATGAATGACTGAAAGAACGAATGGAAAGAGGCTGCGCAGAAGCCAATCTCAATTTAAGTTGGGAGAAAAAGCGGTAGTGATTTGTGAGTATAAAAGGGAAATACATTTTAAGTATTAGATGTCACAtggaaaatgccaaaaatatcTGATGCACacagctttctctctctctctctctctcccctttgctgtattgaaaaaaaaaaaaaaaaacggaagcAAAATAGATGCTCCTCAAACTAAATACTTTCTAAACTCTCAAAAGCAGCTGCAAAAAACTATTAATGCGTCTTAAACTCTGAGTAAACTGTGGGCACATAGATTGTGGGAGCAGTCACTATTCACATTTGAATTAAGTCAGTGATGAAATGACCAACAAGTTGTCAATTTATGAACAAGTGCATTAGAGGGCTCAATCCTGTACATTCACTAAGGCTGTTTAACTCCGAAAAATATTGGTGATGGAATTCCAGAAGGCCAACATTATCTatggaaaaagaaacaaaaggggAGTCCCAGTATTCaaacatttcattgttttttgtcTCTGAAAGTGCTATTGATCAGCATCATctgatttgactttttttttttccccccccccaatatgTTATGATTGGGAGATAATTAGTGTGATGAtcgaatttattttttttaaactttaggTGAATTAACTTTAAATTAGCACCACACTATTTTTGATGAAACCATTTTTTAAAGCCAAATGAtttttctgaagaaaaaaataattcttaAGCGTAGCGATGGGATGGGCATACTGGAGCTGTGTGATGAGACAGAAAGAGCCTACGTGGGTGAAGGATGGAGTATGGAATGTCAATGACCAAATGCATTGGCCAGTCTTAGAGAAAGACCATGCAAAAACATTTGTATGCCCCTTCAATATTGAAGATTGGGCCGACAGCATTGTGATGTAaacagtgaaagaaaaaaagaaaagaaaataaccaGATCAGTTTCCGAACGTCCCATAAATGAAGTggtcaaaataaataagatgTATACATGATAAGAAATTTATAATTTACTCTTTATATCTCACATAAAGCTTCTTGTAACGACCTAATACGATCCAGTATTTCTTAATCTGGACATGTTCGGCTCTAACTGTGCTAGATTTATCAACACCTTTCTGGGCACCAACATGGCGGCCTGGACAGGACCGCTAAACCCCAGCCTTCCCTCAAATGGAACCCTAGATTGGAATTCCTCATTAGAAACTAGaaggtaagaaaagaaaaacggtaTCATCCCAGTGAGCCTGAAATAGGAGGTACAATTCAGAACATCATAAATTGACATTACACCATTTCTGGTTGTCTGGGATAAGTCCGTCCTCTACTTCTAGCCTTCAGTGTTAGTAGCAGCATTCTGCAACTAGGGCCTCATCATTCCTGTGGCTTTcagtttgaaaaataaaacagaaacagcCCTTGGTATTACAAACTCAACtattcttttaatctttactCTTACCAACATCTCATTAGAATAACACAGAAAGAGAGTaggaggcgggggggggggagggagttTAGCAGGCCTGGCTTTTGCCGAACTCACAGTGGACAAACAAAATCACAAAAGTATCTCGTCTCTGTGGGGAGACGAAGAAAGGAGTGGAAAAGGACAGCAACCTTCCCAAACCCCTCAGTCTAGGCAAATATATGGCAGGATGTTCAATTTGCTTTCATCCCCATGAGGGTCCAATGATATGCACTCTGTCCAATCATACCAGGTGCCCTCTGTGTCATAACAACCGTTGACCCCTGGCCAGTGCTGTGTGTGTACCCTGTTCAGGTCCCCGTCTGTCACCTCCCGGCTCAAGCCCGGTAAATCCCCTACTGAGCTATCCTTCTGCAGAACGTGTCTCTTCCGTGAGTCCTTGATCTCCTGTTCTTCTCTTTTCAGATACTCTGACATGAAGAAGTGTGCACTAGGGGCCTGGACACCAGAGGAGGTGAGCACATTACTCTGAAGGTTCAAGTAGGACTGGATGATTTCATTTCTGGACAGCTCCTTCCAGTTTGTTTGATAGAAAGGGTTAGGGCTGGGGCCGGGGACTGGGGCTGGGGCCGGGGTTGGGGCCAGGACTGGGACTGGGGTAGGGACAGCGGGCTGTTGTACAGTGCTTTCAGTTCTCTGCCTAGACTCAGCAGGGTCAGGAGTGGGGGCTTCCTCTGTTTGAGAAGGTTCTTTATGTACCAGGTGtttaatctgacctgtgacaggGTCAAATGTTAATCTGCGTTCTTTTAACCGTACAGGTTTAGTCGTGTCCTCTATTTTCTGGCCATCTAGGTTGACAGAGTAGTCTCTTGACCTGTCTCTTTTACTACCTACTGCAGTTGTCGTATGCTCCTTGCGTGTCATCTCCCGACAAAGGCACAACAGATGAAGTGAATGATAGATTCTTGTGCGATGCCCCAGAATGCGGCGAGAGGGGACTTCTGACGAACTGACCCAGTGCATTGAAGACCTATGAGAAGAATGTGGCAGCTTGTCAGCGTAAGATGCTTGAGCTGGGGAGGATACAGGCTGGGCCAAAGAAAAGGTAGAGTCCCTAGAGGAAGGGCTTGGGATAGGTGTTCCTTTAGGTGCATATGCTGAAGAGCGCTTGGTCACTGTGTCTTGCTTCAGGCTCCTTGGACTGGTGGTGAGGCCACGAGGACTTTTGGCTTGATAAAACCCTGCTCCTCCACCTCCTTCATCCAATCTGGCCTGTTGCTGCATCACAGCAACCTTGATCATAGAGGAAGTGCTAGGTAGTTTGGCAACTCCAGGGGAGCTGGGGCGAGGCTTGACAGCATTAACCGGAATTCTGTTGATTTTATCATTATCAAGGTGCTCTATCCGGGATCTGTCAGGAGACGGGACGACTTGCTGGTCAGGCAGGGCATCAGGACTGCCTGTAATCCCATTGGTGAGTGGTGGGGAAACAGAGTTATCAAACGAAGACATCTTGGAGATTTTTTCTGGCAAGTGCACCCCACTGTCTCTGTGCTCTGCTCGGCGTTTGCGGCTGCTTGATTTCTCAGCTTTTGGCGAGTATGTGTTGTGAACATCATTTCGGATTTTGACTTCAGGGACACCCTTCCCTGACACTGAAATGTCAAGAGGGGAGGCATCCGTTCTGCAGGGATGAGAACTGCCATTGGTAGACCCAGGGGCACTGGCAGCCACAGCTGGCCCAGGTTCGATCAGCTTTTGCCAGGCCCTTAAGAGTTTTTTAGCACGCTTCGCAAGGTCTTCATTCTTGGTCTTCTTCCTCACATCATTGATCAATTTTCCTAGTCGAGTTTCCTACATAAATAATGTGTGAGAGTTAGAAACAAATTAAGCAACACAATTTCTACATGAAGTTTTAGTTCACATAAAATCAACTGTCTTACCTCAAGTGCTTCTTTGGTGATAGGATATTTTTCAAGACAGGAAATTACCTCCAATACAGCCACCATATTGCTTATCTGCAGGGGaggacaaacaaacattttgtaTTAGGCTACTTCACCTGCACCTGTGTGCAAATATTTAGCAGTAGCCACTATTAACAGCAGAAGTCACTGTTAAATGAAAATTGTAATGACAGTCCTGGTATATAAAAGATACatatatcagaatcagatttatgACCAAGCAGATTTGCATAGACTTTGCCTTGGTGTAGTAGGTGCATAGAGTAAACAATAAACATTAAGATTCAATAATTTATTGCCATACAACTTAGTTGTTAGGAATTTGCCTTAGTGTGCTGCTTATGACAAAATACCAGACAATCGTAAGACgcataagaaataaaaaaacacttaatacATAACGTCCACCCCATAAAACATTACATGCATCCATGGATGAAAGACACAGAATACAGTACAGAATCTAGTGTCAGGTGCTTTAAAAACAGTATTAGTTGGAGcaagcatattaaaaaaaaagggagtaAACTATATATTAGAAGACAATGCAAATGACTGATACTCATTAATGTTATGGCTAGAAACGCTATTGAATCGTGGCAATAGTGCAACGTGTGTGACTATGGGGGGCAAGTTAGCTTGTAAGTTAGCTAGCTTCTGAAACATTAGCTTAACTGTACGCTTCAGATCGACGTTGAAAAGTAACAATGGCAAAGTGTCAACTCAAAAAAACTTCCTCATTGTAAACGTTTTAACAAAAGTGTAGCACTGGATCAAAAATTGGAGGCAAAAGGCGTTAAACTTTAATTTGAGCGAAGTTCTTATCCTGTCGTGGAAGTCAATCAGCGTTTGAGTCTCGGCAGACTTAGCAAACCCGTGTTAGCTCATTTGGCTACGGTTAGCATTTAACAAACTTGAGAAGGAAGGGTCCGACTATTTCCTAAAACGTAGCTATTCAAGCTAAGAGTTATCTAGCTGGCTACCTCCCACATTTCGGTAACGAGGGATTATTGGCGTGAAACGGTCTACAAGGAGGCCAATTGGTAGAACACACAGGTCATTTCTGAGTTAAATGCGTATTTCCCGGGcacatgtaacgttatgtaTTATATTCCCTCAAGTTGTGTAATACTCTAAACCCGCTTTAGCATTACGGCTAGGCTAGCAGCTAGCAAGCTATCTACATAAACCAGCTAACCATGTCTAACCAAGGTATAGCGCTTCTGCTAAGTTACCTAGCTAGCTTGCAAGCTGTCAAATCAAGAGCTCAGCGTCTCTCCATCTTTGGCAGTTACTAGACAGGTCGGTGCCAACCCAAATCGTAtaccacacatttaaaaaacaaaacaatgacatAGTAAATGTACAACTGTTGTGTGAACTGCCTTGTTGAGTTTGCCAGAGTGCAGGTaaacaagctagcgttagcttccTAGCCTGCTAGCTTCACTCACATTGCTGTTGGTGTCGATGGCCTGCAGCAGCCGGTCCCTCAAATGCTGCGGGGTTGCTGAGACCGTTGTCATTGCCTGTTCGGTGCGATccggaggatggagggaggaatCCTCCAAAATGAAAACCGGGTGACAATGATGACTCAAAAGCCGCTGCGGTAACACGACAGGCGTCCGAACAGCATGTTTTTCTGTCGCCTGTAAGGTAGACGGCTCAGTTTTACTCTCATCGAGTGGGaaatgtgtgtgctgtgttgaCCGTTGGTTGCTGCCTGCTGGGCGCTCTAGCAACTCACTACCAGCTGCTGGATCTCTCGACGGCCTCCTGCTGCATGCTGGGATATGATGAATGCGCTTTGACGTCTGCACGTAACCAAGTAAACATCCCTGCTGTCCACCTACACTCGTGGGTTTATCCATTGGTCTATTTGTGTTGAGTACCCCAAGGTTTTATGTTGGAAATGTACAAAATGGGTCCCCAGCATAAGAAACTGCCGGATGCTAAATTGCAGGACATTAGCACAATTAGAAATTAATGAGCATAATCGTATATGGACAAGATTTCTGCAACTGATTTGGACAAAATTGGAGTGggtaaaaaatgttgaattcaAAATGCCTTTGGGCCGATTTTGATGGCTTTTGACTCGATTTTCTAAGTTTTAGATAACTGACTGAATAAACAATGTTTTTGAAATAATTTTAACTCGGTTATAAATTGTAGGATAGCCTATTTCTGAACACAATTATCCAAATGACGCGGATGAtgtacattttttaattataattcAGAGATCTTTACACTCAGAGGTGACTCACAATGGGGTATTGGAACAAAGACAAGTACCATACCAGACTAGAATAATATGACTATGGTTAAATAATATCCTcaagaaaagca encodes:
- the crsp7 gene encoding mediator of RNA polymerase II transcription subunit 26; translation: MTTVSATPQHLRDRLLQAIDTNSNISNMVAVLEVISCLEKYPITKEALEETRLGKLINDVRKKTKNEDLAKRAKKLLRAWQKLIEPGPAVAASAPGSTNGSSHPCRTDASPLDISVSGKGVPEVKIRNDVHNTYSPKAEKSSSRKRRAEHRDSGVHLPEKISKMSSFDNSVSPPLTNGITGSPDALPDQQVVPSPDRSRIEHLDNDKINRIPVNAVKPRPSSPGVAKLPSTSSMIKVAVMQQQARLDEGGGGAGFYQAKSPRGLTTSPRSLKQDTVTKRSSAYAPKGTPIPSPSSRDSTFSLAQPVSSPAQASYADKLPHSSHRSSMHWVSSSEVPSRRILGHRTRIYHSLHLLCLCREMTRKEHTTTAVGSKRDRSRDYSVNLDGQKIEDTTKPVRLKERRLTFDPVTGQIKHLVHKEPSQTEEAPTPDPAESRQRTESTVQQPAVPTPVPVLAPTPAPAPVPGPSPNPFYQTNWKELSRNEIIQSYLNLQSNVLTSSGVQAPSAHFFMSEYLKREEQEIKDSRKRHVLQKDSSVGDLPGLSREVTDGDLNRVHTQHWPGVNGCYDTEGTWYDWTECISLDPHGDESKLNILPYICLD